GAGATGGTAATGCCTGGAGACAACGTAACAATAACAGTAGAGTTAATAGCGCCGATAGCCATGGAAAAAGAACTGAGGTTTGCAATAAGAGAAGGCGGACGTACAGTGGGCGCTGGAGTCGTAACTGAGGTGATTGCATAAGTGGACCAGAAGATCAGAATAAAACTCAAGGCATACGATCACAGAATGCTTGACCGTTCTGTGAAAGAGATAGTGGATACTGCACAGAGAACAGGCGCTAAGATAATTGGTCCTGTGCCTCTGCCTACACGTATCAGTAAGATAACTGTTTTGAGGTCGCCTCATATTGACAAAAAGTCAAGGGAACAGTTTGAGATAAGGACTCATAAAAGGATGCTTGACATTTACGATCCAACCCCGCAGACAGTTGATGCTTTGATGAAGCTAGAGCTTGCAGCTGGGGTTGATGTGGAGATAAAACTGTGATTGGGATTTTAGGAAAAAAACTTGGTATGACCCAGATATTCACTGAAGACGGGAAAATGGTTCCTGTAACAGTGGTCGAGGCTGGTCCATGCTGTGTAATACAGATAAAGACTTTAGAGAAAGACGGTTATGAGGCTGCAAAAATCGGCTTTCAGGAAGTAAGAAAAGAAAAAAGAGTCAACAAGCCAACAGCAGGAGTATTCAAAAAGGCTGGTCTTAAGCCATATAAAATGCTAAAAGAGTTTCCTATGGGAAGCTTGAAAGTAGGAGAGCTTGTAACAGTAGAAAAATTCAAAAAAGGCGACAGTATTTCTGTTACAGGAATCTCAAAAGGCAAGGGTTTTCAGGGCGTTATGAAAAGACATAATTTTAGCGGCGGTCCAGCATCTCATGGCTCAACATCCTATCGCGAGGTAGGTTCTATTGGCGCAAGCTCATATCCTTCAAGGGTATGGAAGAATCAAGGAATGCCTGGGCATATGGGATCGGATAAAACAACAACAAGCAATCTTATAGTAGCGGCAGTAATGCCTGATAAAAACATATTAATGATTAGAGGCGCTGTGCCAGGTTCAAAAGGCACATATGTAGAGATTAGGAGAGAAGGATAATATGCCTGAACTTGAAATAAAAGATAAAAATAATAAAGTAACAGGAAAGATCAATCTTCCAGAAGAAATATTTGGGGTTGGCTTAAAAAGTGATCTTCTTCATAAGTCTGTGGTCAACTTTCTTGCTAATCAGAGACAGGGAACGCATGCTACAAAGACAAAGGGACTTGTAAGCGGCGGCGGTAAAAAACCCTGGAAGCAGAAACATACTGGCAGGGCAAGATCAGGAAGTAATCGTTCTCCTTTATGGAGAAAGGGCGGTACTATTTTCGGACCGCAGCCAAGAGATTATTCATACAGCATGCCTAAGCAGGCAAAAAGACTTGCTCTAAAGACAGCTCTCTCGGCAAAGTTGGCTGAGGGCGAGATAGTTTTTATTGAAGATATATCAATGAAAAAACCAAAGACAAAAGATGTAGTTTCTTTAATAAGCAAACTTGGGTTAGAAGGTAAAAGCCTTTTAATAATAATCCCTGAGGATAACAATGTGATTAAACTTTCTGTAGACAATATCCCCGGAGTTGATGTTGTCAGAGCATCAGACCTTAATGCTTACAGTGTTGTCAAGTATAGGAAACTCCTTATTACAAAGGGAGCAGTTGAAAAGATTAAGGAGGCCCAAACAGCATGAGGAGCGCATATACGATCATAAAGAAACCTCTTTTTACTGAGAAAGGCAGCAATCTCAAGGAATCGCAGAACAAGATTCTTGTAGAGGTTGTAAAAGATGCAAATAAAGTTGAGATAAAAGCTGCAATCGAAGAGATATTCAAGGTAAAGGTCGATAAGATTTCAACGATAAATGTCTCGGGCAAGTGGAAAAGAATGGGAAAATCGATTGGAAAGAGACCTAATAGGAAAAAAGCTGTAATCACCCTTAAAAAAGGTGAAAAACTTGATTTTGTAGAGGGCGCATAATGGGAATTAAGAAATATAAACCAACATCACCAGGCAGAAGATTTCAGACAGTATCTGATTATAGCGATATAACTGCAAGCAGTCCATACGCACCGCTTGTTAAGTCACTCATGAAAACCGGCGGAAGAAACAACTCAGGCTGTGTTACTGCATGGCAGCGCGGCGGCGGTAACAAGAGAGCTTATAGGATTATTGATTTTAAGAGAGACAAGGCAGGAGTCCCTGCTGTGGTTGAAACAATAGAATACGATCCAAACAGATCCTCAAGGATTGCATTGGTGAAATATAAAGACGGCGAGAGAAGATATATAATTGCACCTACTATGATTCAGGTCGGAGATGTAATTGTATCAGGCGCAGGAGCAGAGATAAAAGTTGGCAATGCACTGCCACTTAAAGAAATCCCTCTTGGAACATTTATCCATAATGTGGAGCTTAAAGAGGGGCAGGGTGCAAAAGTTGCAAGAAGCGCCGGGGCATCTGTCCAGCTTGTTGCAAAGGATGAAAAATTTGTTCAGGTAAAGTTATCATCAGGAGCTGTAAGACTTGTTCCTGCAGGCTGTATGGCAACAATAGGACAGGTTGGAAATCTTGATCATGAAAATATTTCTTATGGCAAGGCTGGAAGGATAAGATGGTTCGGCAAGAGACCTCATGTAAGAGGTGTTGCGATGAATCCAGTTGATCATCCTCTAGGTGGCGGCGAGGGAAAAAGTTCAGGAGGTCGTCCTCCTTGCTCGCCATGGGGTCAGCCTGAAGGCATTAAGACAAGACATAATAAGAGAACAGATAAGTTTATTGTAAAGAGGAGGAAGTAAATTGCCACGCTCACTAAAAAAAGGACCTTTCTTTGAAGCGAAGTTGATGAAAAAGGTAAAGCAGATGAGTGATTCAGGTGAGAAGAAGATCATAAAGACCTGGTCAAGACGTTCTACGATAATACCTGAATTTATAGGATATACATTTGCAGTTCATAATGGGAAAAAATTTATACCTGTGTATGTGACAGACAACATGGTAGGTCACAAACTTGGTGAGTTTTCACCAACAAGAACATTTAAAGGACACTCAAAATCTGATAAGGCTGCGGCGCCAGCAAAGGCATAAAGAGGAAGGATATAAATGGAAGCGAAGTCGGTTTTGAAATTTGTAAGGATAACTCCAAGAAAGGCCAGAAGGGTAGTTGACCTTATCAGGGACAAGAAGGCAGGAGACGCACTTATTGCGTTAAGGTTCATGCCTTACAGGGGTGCAGATATTGTTGAAAAAGTCCTTAAGTCGGCAATGGCCAATGCAATCAACAAAAAAGCTGTTAACCCTGATGCTATGAGTGTAAAAGTTTATGTTGATCAGGGACCATCGCTTAAGAGGGTTGAGCCAAGGTCGATGGGCAGGGCAAATATCATTAAGAAAAAGATGAGTCATATAACAATAATACTTACTGAGGAGGCATAATCTTGGGTCAGAAAGCGCACCCTATAGGAAACAGAATAGGAATTACCAGGACATGGGATTCCAGGTGGTACCTCAAAAAGGGCTATGCAGATCAGCTTGTAGAGGACATTACCATAAGAAAAATCATAAAACAGAAATTATTCCATGCAGGCGTTGCCCGTTTGGAGATTGAAAGAGCGGGACAAAAGATCAGGCTAATTATCCACACTGCTAGACCTGGAATAATAATAGGTAAAAAAGGCGCTGAGGTAGAAAAACTCAGAAAAGAGATTGAGGTCATGTCAGGAAAACAGGTAAGCATTGATATAAAGGAGATAAGAAAGCCTGAGGTTGATTCTCAACTTGTTTCCGAGAATATTGCTCTTCAGCTCGAAAAGAGAATTGCATTTAGAAGGGCTATGAAAAAAGCAGTCATGTCAGCGCGAAGATTTGGAGCTCAGGGCATCAAGGTGCAATGTTCAGGCAGACTTGGCGGTTCAGAAATAGCAAGAACGGAATGGTACAGAGAAGGCAGAGTGCCTCTCCATACCTTCAGGGCAGATATAGATTATGGGTTTTCTGAGGCTTTAACAACATATGGGAAAATTGGCATCAAAGTCTGGATTTATAATGGCGAAGTGCTTCCCGAAGCACACAAGGAAGAAAAGATAAATGAGTCAGCTAAAAGTTAAGGACAAGACTAATTCAGGTGCAGGAGAATTTTAAAAAATGTTATTGCCTAAAAAAGTAAAGTATAGAAAGATGATGAAGGGGAACATGAACGGCAAGGCATATAGAGGTGCTGAGGTATCATTTGGCGAATTCGGCCTAAAAGCACTTGAGCCTGGCTGGGTCACAAGCAGACAGATAGAGGCTGCAAGAGTTGCAATCACAAGGAATGCAAAAAGGGGTTGCAAGCTCTGGATCAGAATATTCCCTGATAAGCCTATTACAAAGAAGCCGGCTGAAACAAGAATGGGTAAAGGAAAAGGAGCTCCTGAATACTGGGTGGCTGTTGTAAAACCGGGAAGGGTTCTGTATGAGGTAGCTGGTGTTACAGAAGAAGTTGCAAAGGCGTCTCTGAGACTTGCAGCATACAAACTCCCGATAGCCACAAAATTTGTAAGAAGAGAGGAGACATCAACATGAGATCTTCTGAATTAAAAAACTTGACAATAGATGAATTAAGGATAAAAGAGCATGATATGAGAAAGGAACTTTTCAACCTAAAATTCAGGGTAGCTACAGGCGAGGTTGAGAATCCAAAACGAATTAATACTCTTCGCAAGGATATTGCAAGGGTTTTAACGATAATAACTGAGAAGTCAAAGGTAAATCCTTCTTAATTTTGGGATGAGGTAATAATGGCGAATAAAATGTATACAGGCAAGGTAGTAAGCGACAGAATGGACAAGACAGTTGTGGTTGCTGTTACAAGATTGGTACAGCATGCTACATACAAAAAGATTATCAAAAAAATCACAAAGTTCAAGGCGCACGATGAAGAGAATAAGTGCAAGACAGGCGATACAGTTTCAATTGTTGAGACAAGGCCTATGAGCAAACAAAAAAGATGGAAAGTAGTAAGTGTCTCAGAAAAGGCTTAACTTCATGATTCGGAGAGAGGGATAGAGGATGATTCAGGAAAGAAGCATAGTAGAAGTGGCGGACAATTCAGGAGCTAAAAAGGCCCAGTGCATTAAGGTCGTTGGCGGCTTTCATAGAAGATATGCGGGTCTTGGCGATATTGTGATGGTTAGCATTAAGGAAGCTATCCCTGAATCAAATGTTAAGAAAGGTTCAAAGGCAAGGGCAGTTGTTGTAAGAACAAAAAAAGAGTATAGAAGACCTGATGGTTCATATATCAGATTTGATCAGAATGCAGTGGTGCTCATAAACCCTCAGGGTGAGCCAGTGGGAACAAGAATATTCGGGCCTGTTGCAAGAGAATTGAGATGGAAAGAATTTATGAAGATAATTTCATTAGCACCGGAGGTTCTGTAAAGCAATGGGACTTGGAATAAAAAAGAATGATACTGTGATAGTTCTCACAGGAAAAGAAAAAGGGAAAAAAGGACGCGTGCTTTCAGTCCTGCATTCAAAGGGCAAGATTATTGTAGAAAAAATAAATTTAATAAAAAAACATATGAAGCCTAACAAGAAATATTCACAGGGCGGAATCATAGAAAAGGAAGCGCCATTGCAAATTTCAAATGTAATGCTGGTATGTCCGAGATGCAATAAACCCACAAGGATTGGGAATGATATTATTGAAAATGGTAAAAAAGCAAGGGTGTGTAAAAAATGCAAGGAAACAATAGATCAGTGAAAACTACAAAGACGACAAAAACAACAAAAACTATGACTAAAAAAACAGAGAAAACAACAAAGGCTGCTAAAATTGTTAAGCCAGTCAAGGCTGAAAAACCAGTTAAGGCTAAGGCAAAAGAAAAGCCTAAGAAGATTGCTGTTGAAAAGAAACCTGTGCAAAAAAAGGAACAGGTTGTAAAGGCAGAAAAGACAATAGATAAGATTGAGCCTAAAAAAGAAGAAAAGATCGAAAAAACTATTGTTGTTGAACAAGTACCAGATAAAAAATTAGAATCTCAGAAGGAACACCATCAGGTTGATAAGCTGGTTGTTATAGAGAAAACTCCTGCACCTATGCACAAGGAAGAAAAAGCTGTTAAAGAACCTGAGGTAAAAGAGCCTCTAAGAGAATTGGTAAAGGAAATAAAAAAAGAATCAGTAAAAGAAGTAAAAAAAGATGCAAAAGAATCAGGACAGCCAAGACTCAAGACAAAATATATTAAAGAAATTATCCCTGCAATGATGAAAGAATTTACCTATAGTAATATAATGCAAGTTCCAAAAATCGAGAAGGTTGTTCTAAATGTAGGGCTTGGCGAAGCCATTCAAAACATAAAGATTCTGGAAAATGCGCAAAAAGAACTTGGAACCATTACAGGCCAGAAGGCAGTAATTACAAAAGCAAAGAAGGCTATTGCAGGATTTAAATTAAGAAAGGGAATGCCGATTGGATGCAAGGTGACACTCAGAGGTGCTGTAATGTATGAATTCCTTGATAGATTTATCAGTCTTGCTCTTCCTAGGGTTAGGGATTTCAAGGGAGTTCCACCAAAGTCATTTGACGGAAAAGGCAATTATTCAATAGGTGTAAAGGAACAGTTCATGTTCCCAGAAATAGAGTATGACAAGGTTGATACGGTTCATGGTATGGACATAACAATATGCACAACAGCAAAAACTGATAAAGAGAGCAAAGCCCTGTTAACCTATATGGGTATGCCATTCAGGAAATAAGAGAGGATTATATGGCAAAAAAATGCATGATAGAAAAAGTAAAAAGGACCCCAAAATTCAAGGTCAGGGCATATAACAGGTGTCGTGTATGCGGAAGACCAAGAGCTTATTTAAGAGACTTTGGTCTTTGCAGAATTTGTTTCAGATCGCTTGCCTTGAAGGGACAACTTCCAGGCGTTACAAAATCAAGCTGGTAATGTTAATGATTTATAGAAGAGGTGAAGAATAATATGATGACTGATCCAATTGCAGATATGCTGACACGTATAAGAAATGCAGTAACAATACGTGCAGAAAAAGTTGATATTCCTGCTTCAAAGATAAAACTTGAGATAGTTAAGATTCTCAAGGAAGAAGGTTTCATAAAAGCATATAAGATATTAAAAGATGAAAAACAGGGTGTGCTCAGAATTACACTTAAATATTTGGACGGAGGCAGTGTGATTTCAGGAATGAAGAGAGCAAGCAAACCCGGCCGCAGAATGTATGTTGCAAGCGATAACATTCCAAAAGTAATGGGCGGAGTAGGGATGGCAATACTGACGACATCAAAGGGTGTTTTAAGTGAGAATGTTTGCCGTCGTGATAGTATTGGCGGAGAAGTTATCTGCTACGTCTGGTAAGAAAAGGATAAAGGAGAGTAGATGTCACGGATAGGGAAGAAACCCATAGAGATACCAAAGGGAGTGGATGTAAAGCTCGAAGGTTTAAATGTAACAGTCAAAGGGGCAAAGGGCGAGATAAGCGCAACGTGTCCTTCTGAGATCAAAATCTCAGTTGTTGATGGCAGGGTGGTTTTAGAGAGAATTAATGAAGAGAAGAATGTAAGATCGCTTCATGGTCTTACAAGAAGTCTTCTTTCAAATATGATAGATGGTGTTTCATCAGGATACCAGAGAGTTTTAGATATAGCAGGTACTGGATACAGAGCACAAGTTCAGGGAGAAAAGATAATTCTTGCTTTAGGTTTTTCAACCCCTGTTGAATTTCAGCTCCCAAAAGGGATAAAGGCAGCTGTAGATCAGAAACAGACCCAGCTTACCCTCACTGGCTTTGATAAACAGCTTATAGGACAGGTGGCTGCTAATCTCAGAGGAATAAGACCGCCTGATGCTTATAAAGGCAAGGGCGTAAGATATTCTGGTGAGCGTATTAAACTAAAAGTTGGTAAAGCAGGGAAAAAATAGGTATTAGCCGAATTTACTGGAGGATAATAAGTTGACAGTGGATACAAGGGCAGCAAAAGAGAGAAGACATAAGAGGATAAGAAAAAAGGTTGTTGGTTTTACTGAAAGACCGAGACTTTCGGTTTACAGAAGCCTTAACCACATCTATGTACAGGTAATAGATGATACGAGCGGTCAAACACTGGTCTCTGCATCGAGCCTTGATAAGGATATCAAGGAAAAGAAGGCTCACAAAGGCAATGTCAAGACAGCAACGGAAGTAGGAAAGCTGATTGCAAAAAAAGCATTGGGAAAAGGCGTGAAAAAAGTTGTGTTTGACAGAGGCGGATATATCTACCACGGCAGAGTGAAGGCATTAGCGGATGCAGCCAGAGAAGGAGGATTAGAGTTCTAAATGTTGAACAAGAAGATAGATCCAGACGGACTTACTTTAAAAGACAAGGTTGTTTATATCAACCGTGTTGCAAAAGTTGTTAAGGGTGGAAGAAGATTTTCTTTCAGCGCACTTGTTGCTGTTGGAGATGCCAACGGAGTAGTCGGCATTGGAAAGGGAAAGGCATCAGAAGTCCCTGAGGCAATCAGAAAGGCTGTTGAGCAGGCAAAAAAATCCCTTGTGAAAATACCTTTGAATGCCAGAAGCATACCCCATAGAATAATAGGAAAATACGGCGCTATATCTGTAATAATGAACCCTGCTACAAAAGGTACAGGACTTATTGCAGGCGGTGCAGTCAGGGCTGTTCTTGATGTAGCCGGTATTCAGGATATAGTTGCAAAGGCAATAGGAAGTCATAATCCATATAACACGGCAAAGGCAACACTTGATGGACTTGCAAGGCTTAAGGATCCTGAAGCGGTAAAAAAGCTTAGGGGAAAATGCGAGGAAGAGACATCACATGAATCAAATGGCGGAGGAATGAAATAATGAGGATATGTGATATTAAACCCTCAGCAGGAAGCAATAAAAAAACAAAACGCGTAGGCCGTGGAATCGGTTCAGGTCATGGCAAGACATCATGTAAGGGACATAAAGGACAGAAAGCACGTTCAGGCGGAACAAAAGGCGCTGGGTTTGAAGGCGGACAGATGCCTTTGCAGAGAAGACTTCCAAAACGTGGATTTACGAGTTTATCTGGAAAAGAGTATTCAATAGTTAATCTTAGAGATTTAATGAAAATAAAGGGTGTTGATGTAATAACTCCAGAAGTTCTTATAAAAAAAGGAATTATCAAAAATATCAAGGATGGAATAAAAATACTTGGCACTGGCGAGATAACAAAGCCTTTAACTATAAAGGCAAATGTTTTTAGCGCATCAGCGTCAGCAAAGATAACAGCAGCTGGCGGTAAGGCTGAACTGCTCGGCAATGCCAAATCCAAATCCAAAGGCAAGAGCTGAGATATATGGGAGCTCTTGCAAATTTCCAAAATATATTCAAAATCCCTGAGCTAAAAAACAGGGTTCTTTTTACCTTTGCTCTTCTGATTGTCTATAGGGTTGGCTGTCATATCCCAACACCAGGCATTAACGGCGAAGCACTCAATGAGTTTTTGACAAAACAGGCAGGAAGCTTCATGATGTTCTTTGATATGTTTTCCGGCGGTGCATTATCAAGGGTAACAGTCTTTGCATTAGGAATAATGCCTTACATTAGCGCATCGATTATCTTTCAGCTCCTGACAGTAGTAATCCCTGCAATCGGAAAACTTGCAAAAGAAGGCGAGGCTGGAAGAAAGAAGATAACTAAATACACAAGATACGCAACTGTTGTAATAAGCGCTATACAGTCATTCGGTATTGCAATCGGCCTTGAGAGCATGGCAGATGGAGCATTTATACAAAATCCTGGATGGTCATTCAGGCTTCTTACTATGATAACCCTTACATCTGGAACAGCTTTTATAATGTGGTTGGGTGAACAGATAACAGAGAGAGGAATCGGGAATGGTATCTCTCTTATAATATTTGCCGGTATTGTTGCAAGATTTCCTAATGCAGTTGTCAGTACTTTTAGGTTGATGCAGGCAGGTGAATTATCGATCTTTTTGTTGATATTCCTTGTTGCAATGATGGTTGCTGTTGTAGGCGTAATCATATTTGTTGAAAGAGGGCAGAGAAAAATTCCAGTTCAGTATGCAAAAAGGGTTGTGGGAAATAAAGTCTATGGAGGGCAGAGCACTCATCTGCCTTTAAAGATAAACACAGCAGGCGTTATTCCTCCTATATTTGCGTCTTCAATAATCATGTTCCCTGCAACAATTGCAGGATTTATAACAATCCCATGGGTTCAGGCAATTGCAAAACAACTTTCTCCAGGAACAATTTTTTATACGCTTTTATATGTAAGTATGATTTTCTTTTTTGCATTTTTTTACACAGCGATTGTATTTAACCCAATGGACATAGCTGATAATTTGAAAAAATACGGCGGATTTGTTCCTGGCATAAGACCAGGGCAAAAGACATCGGAGTATATATATAAAGTTCTTTCAAGGCTTACGCTGGTAGGCGCTATTTATCTTGCTGTTGTCTGTATCATACCTGAAATACTTATAACCAAATTCAATGTACCATTCTATTTTGGCGGTACGTCGCTTTTAATTGTTGTAGGTGTTGCGCTGGATACAGTTTCCCAGGTAGAGTCGCATCTCATTACGCGCTCATATGAGGGATTTCTTAAAAAGGGAAGGATAAAAGGCAGAAGGGGATAATTTTGCCTTTGAGACCCTTTTTTAAAAAGTATGGGCAGAAGTTTATCATATGATTATCATAAAGACAGCGGAAGAGATAAGGAAAATCGAAAAATCGTGCCGAATTGTAGCTGAAGTCCTTGAAGAACTTAAATCATTTGTAAGAGCAGGCATTACAACAAAAGAAATAGAAGTTTTTGCTGAGAATAAGATATATAAAAAAGGCGGCACTCCAGCATTTAAGGGGTATAGAGGATACCCATCAAGTATTTGTACTTCTGTGAACAATCAGGTTGTTCATGGAATTCCCTCAGAGCTTAGATTGAAAGAGGGGGACATACTAAGTTTGGATCTAGGTGTTTTAATTGACGGTTTTTATGGGGATAGTGCAATAACTCTTCCTGTCGGAAAGATAAGTCCCCTTGCAAATAGGTTGCTTAAGATTACAGAAGACGCTCTTTATATTGGCATTGACATGGCAACTCCCAATAACAGGGTGAGCGATATATCAACAGTAATACAGAAGCATGTTGAGTCAAACGGTTTTTCAGTAGTCAAGACTTTTGTTGGTCATGGCATTGGTATCGCTCTTCACGAGGATCCGCAGATACCTAATTTTGGTATGGCTGGACAAGGACCACGACTTAGAAGCGGGATGACTCTGGCGATTGAACCCATGGTAAACAGCGGAAGAGATGAAGTGAAAATACTCGATGATGGATGGACAGCTGTAACAGCAGACAATAGTCTCTCTGCGCACTTTGAGCATACGATAGCAATAAGTGATGATGGTGAGCCAAAAATCTTGACGAAACTTTAACAATGGTGTTATACTTTCGAGTTCAATGTCCAAAGAAGATAATATAGAAGTTGAAGGGACGATAGTCGAGACACTGCCAAACGCAATGTTCCGGGTGAAACTTGAAAAAGGACAGATAATATTGGCGTATGTTTCTGGTAAGATGAGGATGCATTTTATAAAAATACTGCCTGGGGATAAGGTGACAGTTGAACTTTCTCCTTATGATCTTACAAAGGGCAGAATAACTTATAGATTTAAATAGAAGATATCAGGAGCTATAAATGAAAGTAAGATCATCAGTAAAACCTATATGTGCTAAATGCAAAGTTGTTAAGAGAAAAGGGATAAGAAGAATAATTTGCGAAAATCCCAGACATAAACAAAGGCAGGGATAGGAGAGAAGCATGGCGAGAATTGCCGGAGTGGATTTACCAAAGAACGAACGAATTGAAATAGGACTTACCAGAATATTTGGCATAGGCAGATCTCTGTCTAAACAAATATTGAAAGATACCGGCGTTAATCCTGATATAAGGGTTAAAGACCTGAAAGATGAAGACATCGTAAAGATAAGAGCTTCTATTGAGAAAGAGTGTAAGGTTGAAGGTGATCTTAGACGCGAAAACTCAATGAACATTAAGAGACTTACTGATATTGGATGTTATAGAGGAGTAAGACATAAGCAGGGGCTTCCTGTCAGAGGGCAGAGGACAAAAACAAATGCCCGCACACGCAGAGGGCCAAGAAAAACCATAATGGGCAAGAAGAAAGAGGTATAGCGCATGGCTCAGAGGAAAAAGGGCGGGAAAAAAGAGAAAAAACATGTAAGTGCTGGTTCAGCACACATACAGGCGACTTTCAATAATACGATAGTATCAATAACAGACTCTAGCGGAAATGTTATTGCATGGTCTACAGCAGGTAGCTTAGGATTTAAGGGATCTAGAAAAGGAACTCCTTATGCTGCACAGATTGCAGCTGACACTGCTGCAAAAAAAGCTATGGACATGGGATTGAAGCAGGTCGATGTTTTTGTGAAAGGACCGGGAGCAGGGAGAGAATCAGCGATCAGGGCTTTGCAAGGAGCAGGGCTCGAGATTAATCTTATAAAAGACGTTACACCAGTTCCACATAACGGGTGTAAGCCTCCGAAGAGAAGGAGAGTTTAACAGTGGCAAGATATACAGGATCTTTATGCAGAGTGTGCAGACGTCAGGGGGAGAAACTCTTCCTTAAAGGCGAGAGATGCAGCACAGAAAAATGTGCGGTCGAAAGAAGAAAATACGCGCCTGGGCAGCACGGACAGCGCCGCAGTAAAATTTCTGATTATGGTCTTCAGTTGAAAGAGAAACAAAAAGCAAAGAAAAACTATGGAGTGCTGGAAAAACAGTTCAGAAGATATTTTCATGAGGCGGAAAGGCAGAGGGGAACAACAGGTGAAGTGCTTCTCCAGCTTCTTGAACGCCGTCTTGATAATGTAATTTTCAGAATGGGTTTTGCTGTTAACAGGAGAGAAGCCAGACAGTACATATCTCACGGACATTTTAGTGTTAACGGGAAAAGAACGAATATTCCTTCCTACCTTGTAAAGATAGGAGATTCAGTAGAGGTTAAAGAAGCAAGCAGGGAGATAAAGAGCATATCAGAAAATATATCAAAGCTTGAGCATAAAGGACTTCCTGCCTGGATTCAGATTGACGCCAAGAACTATAAAGGCAAGAT
Above is a genomic segment from Nitrospiraceae bacterium containing:
- the rpmC gene encoding 50S ribosomal protein L29, which encodes MRSSELKNLTIDELRIKEHDMRKELFNLKFRVATGEVENPKRINTLRKDIARVLTIITEKSKVNPS
- the rpsC gene encoding 30S ribosomal protein S3, whose product is MGQKAHPIGNRIGITRTWDSRWYLKKGYADQLVEDITIRKIIKQKLFHAGVARLEIERAGQKIRLIIHTARPGIIIGKKGAEVEKLRKEIEVMSGKQVSIDIKEIRKPEVDSQLVSENIALQLEKRIAFRRAMKKAVMSARRFGAQGIKVQCSGRLGGSEIARTEWYREGRVPLHTFRADIDYGFSEALTTYGKIGIKVWIYNGEVLPEAHKEEKINESAKS
- the rplB gene encoding 50S ribosomal protein L2, yielding MGIKKYKPTSPGRRFQTVSDYSDITASSPYAPLVKSLMKTGGRNNSGCVTAWQRGGGNKRAYRIIDFKRDKAGVPAVVETIEYDPNRSSRIALVKYKDGERRYIIAPTMIQVGDVIVSGAGAEIKVGNALPLKEIPLGTFIHNVELKEGQGAKVARSAGASVQLVAKDEKFVQVKLSSGAVRLVPAGCMATIGQVGNLDHENISYGKAGRIRWFGKRPHVRGVAMNPVDHPLGGGEGKSSGGRPPCSPWGQPEGIKTRHNKRTDKFIVKRRK
- the rplD gene encoding 50S ribosomal protein L4: MPELEIKDKNNKVTGKINLPEEIFGVGLKSDLLHKSVVNFLANQRQGTHATKTKGLVSGGGKKPWKQKHTGRARSGSNRSPLWRKGGTIFGPQPRDYSYSMPKQAKRLALKTALSAKLAEGEIVFIEDISMKKPKTKDVVSLISKLGLEGKSLLIIIPEDNNVIKLSVDNIPGVDVVRASDLNAYSVVKYRKLLITKGAVEKIKEAQTA
- the rplP gene encoding 50S ribosomal protein L16; the protein is MLLPKKVKYRKMMKGNMNGKAYRGAEVSFGEFGLKALEPGWVTSRQIEAARVAITRNAKRGCKLWIRIFPDKPITKKPAETRMGKGKGAPEYWVAVVKPGRVLYEVAGVTEEVAKASLRLAAYKLPIATKFVRREETST
- the rpsJ gene encoding 30S ribosomal protein S10; the encoded protein is MDQKIRIKLKAYDHRMLDRSVKEIVDTAQRTGAKIIGPVPLPTRISKITVLRSPHIDKKSREQFEIRTHKRMLDIYDPTPQTVDALMKLELAAGVDVEIKL
- the rplV gene encoding 50S ribosomal protein L22; this encodes MEAKSVLKFVRITPRKARRVVDLIRDKKAGDALIALRFMPYRGADIVEKVLKSAMANAINKKAVNPDAMSVKVYVDQGPSLKRVEPRSMGRANIIKKKMSHITIILTEEA
- the rplW gene encoding 50S ribosomal protein L23, with product MRSAYTIIKKPLFTEKGSNLKESQNKILVEVVKDANKVEIKAAIEEIFKVKVDKISTINVSGKWKRMGKSIGKRPNRKKAVITLKKGEKLDFVEGA
- the rplC gene encoding 50S ribosomal protein L3, with amino-acid sequence MIGILGKKLGMTQIFTEDGKMVPVTVVEAGPCCVIQIKTLEKDGYEAAKIGFQEVRKEKRVNKPTAGVFKKAGLKPYKMLKEFPMGSLKVGELVTVEKFKKGDSISVTGISKGKGFQGVMKRHNFSGGPASHGSTSYREVGSIGASSYPSRVWKNQGMPGHMGSDKTTTSNLIVAAVMPDKNILMIRGAVPGSKGTYVEIRREG
- the rpsQ gene encoding 30S ribosomal protein S17, with the protein product MANKMYTGKVVSDRMDKTVVVAVTRLVQHATYKKIIKKITKFKAHDEENKCKTGDTVSIVETRPMSKQKRWKVVSVSEKA
- the tuf gene encoding elongation factor Tu (EF-Tu; promotes GTP-dependent binding of aminoacyl-tRNA to the A-site of ribosomes during protein biosynthesis; when the tRNA anticodon matches the mRNA codon, GTP hydrolysis results; the inactive EF-Tu-GDP leaves the ribosome and release of GDP is promoted by elongation factor Ts; many prokaryotes have two copies of the gene encoding EF-Tu), which encodes EMVMPGDNVTITVELIAPIAMEKELRFAIREGGRTVGAGVVTEVIA
- the rplN gene encoding 50S ribosomal protein L14; this translates as MIQERSIVEVADNSGAKKAQCIKVVGGFHRRYAGLGDIVMVSIKEAIPESNVKKGSKARAVVVRTKKEYRRPDGSYIRFDQNAVVLINPQGEPVGTRIFGPVARELRWKEFMKIISLAPEVL
- the rpsS gene encoding 30S ribosomal protein S19; this translates as MPRSLKKGPFFEAKLMKKVKQMSDSGEKKIIKTWSRRSTIIPEFIGYTFAVHNGKKFIPVYVTDNMVGHKLGEFSPTRTFKGHSKSDKAAAPAKA